One genomic segment of Dysosmobacter sp. Marseille-Q4140 includes these proteins:
- the safA gene encoding SafA/ExsA family spore coat assembly protein, translating into MRYKEYTWPYNPETYTVERRRSVALHKVPFGGYCLQDLGDTCRVLRGEGVFAGTGAYEEFQKLEAVFDETGPGLLVHPVWPAASAYFVSLQLAEEPLPDYVRYTFEFWEDQVAGAGLTEVTGEQTAASGSSASGSGGERAVYTVKKGDTLWGIAGRYGVALTDLIAANPQIKNPNLIYPGDRVTLP; encoded by the coding sequence ATGCGCTACAAGGAGTATACCTGGCCCTACAACCCGGAGACCTACACCGTGGAACGGCGCAGGAGCGTGGCGCTCCACAAGGTGCCCTTCGGCGGATACTGCCTCCAGGACCTGGGGGATACCTGCCGGGTGCTGCGGGGAGAAGGGGTCTTTGCCGGAACGGGGGCCTATGAGGAATTTCAGAAGCTGGAGGCGGTGTTTGACGAGACGGGGCCGGGACTGCTGGTGCATCCAGTTTGGCCGGCGGCCAGCGCCTATTTCGTGTCACTGCAGCTGGCGGAAGAGCCGTTGCCGGACTATGTGCGCTATACCTTTGAGTTCTGGGAGGATCAGGTGGCCGGCGCCGGGCTGACCGAAGTGACCGGGGAACAGACGGCGGCGTCCGGCTCCTCTGCCTCCGGCAGCGGCGGCGAGCGCGCCGTCTATACCGTGAAGAAAGGAGATACCCTGTGGGGGATCGCCGGGCGGTACGGCGTGGCGCTGACAGATCTGATCGCCGCCAATCCCCAGATCAAGAACCCTAACCTGATCTATCCCGGGGACAGGGTGACGCTGCCATGA